The following are encoded in a window of Mycobacteroides chelonae CCUG 47445 genomic DNA:
- a CDS encoding Maf family protein, with translation MTAFVLASASPARERILEQAGLNPVVIVSHVDEHLVVATQPSGTAPERAVEVLACAKAFDVATTLAGEVAADAVVLGCDSMLLLDGTLQGKPGTVEEARRRWGLMAGRSAQLLTGHCLVRVIEDKAVARVSETRSTTVRFGKPSAADLEAYLATGEPLQVAGAFTLDGLGSWFVEGIDGDPSNVIGVSVPLLGQLLDRLGVPASSLWIRHEKHVPPKPFHPDTPTPAPLPPRMVPLLDSLVMIGPTQQQEFKDAQGNPIPHMPSVNASFQAACRDDSFDLGVHTNRGACLWTGDYLNTGDGIQLIPVDPASPSVALGGRSKPLALPSDAQDGARLLPTGSAELAHRSLLFASCIPSPGCSTFVSADTTVYDVSDPGRPSYQPMGVMAGISQPSGVSAPGRRMLVAGNVGTGPWAPRFAWLTPPIDDPAFLDSSAWEKIGQISGGGDRENQLFALPAGGFGLLDSNGSGDAHIGLKLFRTPQELVSEPMTVLIRNDPSDPRPDDPFISRDPHKLLQPYGPQVVSITMNADGTQTLHFLVSQWVTDPTRAYRTILYSIVLTPQYLSI, from the coding sequence GTGACCGCATTTGTCCTGGCCTCGGCCTCTCCCGCGCGCGAACGGATCCTGGAGCAGGCCGGCCTGAACCCAGTCGTCATCGTCTCGCACGTCGACGAGCATCTGGTCGTGGCCACCCAGCCCTCGGGTACCGCCCCGGAGCGAGCCGTGGAAGTGCTGGCCTGCGCCAAGGCCTTTGACGTCGCGACGACTCTGGCCGGTGAGGTGGCCGCCGACGCGGTGGTGCTGGGCTGCGATTCGATGCTCCTGCTCGACGGCACGTTGCAGGGCAAGCCGGGCACCGTGGAAGAAGCGCGTCGCCGCTGGGGGTTGATGGCCGGGCGGTCCGCTCAGCTGCTGACCGGGCACTGCCTGGTGCGGGTCATCGAGGACAAGGCCGTCGCACGTGTCAGTGAAACACGCTCGACCACAGTGCGTTTCGGGAAACCGTCGGCAGCAGATCTCGAGGCCTATCTAGCTACCGGCGAGCCCCTGCAGGTGGCGGGCGCCTTCACGCTCGACGGACTGGGCAGCTGGTTCGTCGAAGGCATCGACGGTGATCCCTCGAATGTGATCGGCGTCAGCGTGCCGCTGTTGGGCCAACTGCTGGACAGGCTCGGGGTGCCCGCCTCGTCACTGTGGATCCGCCACGAAAAGCACGTACCGCCAAAGCCATTCCATCCGGATACTCCTACCCCGGCCCCACTGCCGCCCCGCATGGTGCCGTTGTTGGACTCACTCGTCATGATCGGGCCAACCCAACAGCAGGAATTCAAGGATGCCCAGGGCAACCCGATTCCGCATATGCCATCGGTCAATGCCAGTTTTCAGGCCGCCTGTCGCGACGATTCCTTCGACCTCGGCGTGCACACCAACCGCGGGGCCTGCCTGTGGACGGGCGACTACCTGAACACCGGTGACGGCATTCAGCTCATTCCCGTCGATCCTGCCAGCCCCTCGGTGGCACTCGGGGGACGTTCCAAACCGCTTGCGCTGCCATCGGATGCACAGGACGGTGCCCGGCTGCTGCCCACCGGATCTGCGGAGCTGGCGCATCGTTCGCTGCTGTTCGCCTCGTGCATTCCATCGCCGGGATGCAGCACCTTCGTCTCGGCGGACACCACCGTCTACGACGTGAGCGATCCGGGCAGACCGTCATATCAGCCGATGGGTGTGATGGCCGGAATCTCGCAGCCGAGCGGGGTTTCGGCGCCTGGTCGCCGAATGCTGGTGGCGGGAAATGTCGGAACCGGTCCCTGGGCACCGCGGTTCGCGTGGCTCACACCTCCGATCGACGACCCCGCTTTCCTGGACTCCTCGGCGTGGGAGAAGATCGGTCAGATCAGTGGTGGCGGAGACCGCGAAAATCAGTTGTTCGCCCTACCTGCAGGCGGTTTCGGCCTGCTCGATTCCAACGGCTCCGGCGACGCGCACATCGGACTCAAGCTTTTCCGCACTCCCCAGGAGTTGGTCAGCGAGCCCATGACGGTGCTGATCCGCAACGATCCGTCCGATCCACGACCGGATGATCCGTTCATCTCCCGTGATCCGCACAAGCTGTTGCAGCCGTATGGACCTCAGGTCGTCAGCATAACCATGAACGCAGATGGCACTCAGACGCTGCATTTTCTGGTGAGCCAGTGGGTTACCGACCCCACCCGGGCTTATCGAACCATCCTGTATTCCATTGTGTTGACACCCCAGTACCTGAGCATCTAG
- a CDS encoding GntP family permease: MNANLILLAEPAKIPHTTSDVRLLVAVVPSIGVIIALITRLKMHPFLALLLGSGSLAAVASVPFDKLLGSFVTGFGSTIAGVGLLIGLGAMLGRLLADSGGANIVADAVLARSGPRMLPWAVALIAAVLGLPLFFEVGVVLLIPIVLLVARRGNVPLLRVGIPALAGLSVLHGLVPPHPGPLVAVDALKADLGVTLAFGLLAAVPTLIVAGPLYARVAERWVGPLEIPTATAPEADRKGPAPSVVAVLATILLPVALMLAKALSDVVIDNPKSLVQRIFDTAGTPLVALLVATLVAMVTLGTASGLDRAGVSGIIEKSLGPIAGIVFIVGAGGGFKQTLIDVGVGDAVSTWSEKWHIPALVLGWLIAVLIRLATGSATVATITAAGIVSPLAADMSTAHVALLVLAIGAGSLFFSHVNDAGFWLVKEYFGMTVGQTLKSWSVMETVISVVGFAMVLLLSAVV, encoded by the coding sequence ATGAACGCCAACCTGATTCTGCTGGCCGAGCCGGCGAAGATCCCGCACACCACCAGCGACGTTCGGCTCCTTGTTGCCGTGGTGCCGAGCATCGGCGTGATCATTGCGCTCATCACCAGGCTCAAGATGCATCCGTTCCTGGCGCTGCTGTTGGGGTCGGGATCCCTGGCCGCCGTCGCGAGTGTGCCGTTCGACAAACTCCTTGGGTCCTTTGTGACGGGATTCGGCTCGACGATCGCCGGCGTCGGACTGCTCATCGGTTTGGGGGCGATGCTGGGTCGCCTGCTGGCCGATTCCGGTGGCGCCAACATCGTCGCCGATGCCGTGCTCGCACGGTCGGGCCCACGCATGCTGCCCTGGGCGGTCGCTCTGATCGCGGCCGTGCTCGGGCTGCCCTTGTTCTTCGAAGTGGGTGTGGTGCTGCTGATTCCGATCGTGCTTTTGGTGGCACGCCGGGGAAATGTGCCACTGCTGCGGGTGGGAATTCCCGCGCTGGCGGGCCTATCCGTATTGCACGGACTGGTTCCGCCGCACCCAGGTCCCTTGGTGGCGGTGGACGCGCTGAAGGCGGACTTGGGTGTCACCCTGGCGTTTGGTCTGCTGGCTGCGGTGCCCACCCTGATAGTGGCGGGGCCCCTCTATGCGCGGGTGGCAGAGCGCTGGGTGGGGCCACTGGAGATCCCTACCGCGACCGCACCCGAAGCCGATCGAAAGGGGCCGGCTCCGAGCGTTGTCGCGGTGTTGGCGACGATCTTGCTTCCGGTGGCCCTGATGTTGGCGAAGGCGCTCTCCGATGTGGTCATCGATAATCCGAAATCGTTGGTGCAGAGGATTTTCGACACCGCCGGTACGCCGCTGGTAGCGCTACTGGTGGCGACCCTGGTGGCAATGGTGACGCTGGGCACGGCATCTGGCCTGGACCGCGCGGGTGTCTCGGGAATCATCGAGAAGTCGCTCGGGCCCATCGCGGGCATCGTCTTCATCGTCGGTGCCGGAGGCGGATTCAAGCAGACCCTCATTGATGTGGGGGTCGGAGATGCCGTGAGCACCTGGTCGGAGAAATGGCATATCCCCGCGCTGGTGCTGGGCTGGCTCATCGCGGTGCTCATCCGATTGGCCACGGGTTCAGCCACGGTGGCGACCATCACCGCCGCCGGTATCGTCTCCCCGCTTGCGGCGGACATGTCTACCGCGCACGTCGCGCTGTTGGTGCTCGCGATTGGTGCCGGGTCGCTCTTCTTCTCCCATGTCAACGACGCCGGATTCTGGTTGGTGAAGGAGTATTTCGGGATGACGGTCGGCCAGACCCTCAAGTCATGGTCGGTGATGGAAACGGTGATTTCGGTCGTCGGATTTGCGATGGTCCTGCTGCTGAGCGCCGTTGTATGA
- a CDS encoding LLM class flavin-dependent oxidoreductase, whose protein sequence is MARPLSILDLARVAPHETVAESFAASVEIARHAEALGFHRVWYAEHHNMRSIASSATSVLIGHVATQTSTIRLGAGGIMLPNHSPLQIAEQFGTLETLHPGRIDLGLGRAPGTDQVTLRALRHSPADAEHFPQDVIELQAYLSEQSRVPGVTATPGHGTHVPLYILGSSLFGAQLAAVLGLPYGFASHFAPPALQDAVALYRREFQPSEQLQEPYVIAGVNVIAADEEDTAREQYRAALIERAKLFLHRGGGPRLTDDEAIAALDSPAGQQIKAMTKYFAVGTPGQVSTYLDDFAQLAGADELIVVPNAPDRKLQLRSLEIVAEVSGLTPRD, encoded by the coding sequence ATGGCGAGACCTTTGTCGATTCTGGATCTGGCGCGGGTGGCGCCGCACGAGACCGTGGCTGAGAGCTTCGCCGCCAGCGTCGAGATTGCGCGGCACGCCGAAGCGCTGGGATTTCATCGCGTCTGGTACGCCGAACACCACAACATGCGGTCCATTGCCTCGTCGGCGACCAGTGTCTTGATCGGACATGTGGCCACCCAGACGTCGACCATCAGACTGGGCGCGGGCGGCATCATGTTGCCCAACCATTCCCCGCTGCAGATCGCCGAGCAGTTCGGCACCCTCGAAACCCTGCACCCGGGACGCATCGATCTCGGTCTCGGCCGCGCCCCGGGGACCGATCAGGTGACGCTGCGCGCATTGCGGCACTCCCCCGCCGATGCCGAGCACTTTCCGCAGGATGTGATCGAGCTGCAGGCATATCTGAGCGAACAGAGCCGGGTCCCGGGGGTAACCGCGACACCGGGGCACGGGACACATGTACCGCTCTACATCCTTGGGTCGTCGTTGTTCGGCGCACAGCTGGCGGCGGTGCTGGGGCTGCCCTACGGTTTCGCCTCCCACTTCGCGCCTCCCGCGCTGCAGGATGCGGTGGCGCTGTATCGGCGAGAGTTCCAGCCCTCGGAGCAGTTGCAGGAGCCGTACGTGATCGCCGGGGTCAACGTCATTGCCGCCGACGAGGAAGACACCGCCCGGGAGCAGTACCGGGCGGCGCTGATCGAACGTGCCAAGCTTTTCCTGCATCGCGGCGGAGGTCCGCGCCTCACCGACGACGAGGCTATCGCCGCACTGGATTCCCCTGCGGGGCAACAGATCAAGGCGATGACGAAGTATTTCGCGGTCGGCACTCCAGGTCAGGTGAGCACATACTTGGACGACTTTGCACAGCTGGCCGGGGCCGATGAGCTCATCGTGGTGCCCAACGCGCCCGACCGGAAGTTGCAGCTGCGGTCGCTGGAGATCGTGGCGGAGGTCAGCGGGCTGACTCCCCGCGACTGA
- a CDS encoding TetR/AcrR family transcriptional regulator, translating into MAVNTPSGRPRGRPARTPEQHEQMRARILAAAGAVYAKHGQRGTTVARIVKKAHLSRPTFYVFFDGTDDVITALVNHTQSQLNGRLYAVIAEPADLITQIVAAVDVYLDTTEEMGDAARVFHIEAHDPASSAHRLRQENEEVMVEMLRGRIIESGRPAPSSEAFRMLFGTLQAGSYRYLSTPGSDRREARAAMLRAAVALVGAPEDWRRAAERPDLFGQ; encoded by the coding sequence ATGGCTGTCAATACCCCATCGGGCCGGCCCCGGGGGCGCCCCGCCCGCACGCCCGAGCAGCACGAGCAGATGCGCGCACGCATCCTCGCCGCCGCCGGTGCCGTGTACGCCAAGCACGGGCAGCGCGGCACCACAGTGGCGCGCATCGTCAAGAAGGCCCACCTGTCTCGGCCGACGTTCTATGTGTTCTTCGACGGAACCGACGACGTCATCACCGCATTGGTCAATCACACCCAGTCGCAGCTCAACGGGAGGCTCTACGCGGTGATCGCGGAGCCGGCCGATCTGATCACCCAAATCGTTGCGGCAGTGGACGTTTACCTCGATACCACCGAGGAGATGGGCGATGCGGCGCGGGTGTTCCATATCGAGGCCCACGATCCGGCTTCCTCCGCACATCGATTGCGCCAGGAGAACGAGGAGGTAATGGTCGAGATGCTGCGCGGCCGGATCATCGAATCCGGCCGTCCTGCACCATCTTCAGAGGCCTTCCGAATGCTGTTCGGAACCCTGCAGGCGGGCAGTTACCGCTACTTGTCGACGCCCGGCAGTGATCGCCGGGAGGCGCGCGCCGCGATGTTGCGGGCGGCAGTGGCGCTGGTAGGCGCTCCGGAGGACTGGCGCCGGGCCGCCGAGCGGCCCGATCTGTTCGGGCAGTAG
- a CDS encoding sulfurtransferase, with protein MTLPADPSPEFAAYAHPERLVSADWLSGHLGTPGLSIVESDEDVLLYDIGHVPGAVKIDWHVDLNDNTVRDYIDGAQFAELMNRKGIRREDTVVIYGDKSNWWAAYALWVFTLFGHPDVRLLDGGRDLWISEGRDTTLDVPSKHTEGYPVVDRNDAPIRAYADDVLAHLGHGPLVDVRSPAEYTGERTHMPDYPEEGALRGGHIPTAVSIPWAKAAAEDSRFRRRRELDEIYGDVIAAEGDIVAYCRIGERSSHTWFVLTHLLGVEGVRNYDGSWTEWGNRVRTPIVKGEKPGALPQPHQA; from the coding sequence GTGACCCTCCCGGCCGACCCCAGCCCCGAATTCGCCGCCTATGCCCACCCCGAACGCCTGGTCTCCGCCGACTGGCTCTCGGGACACCTGGGTACTCCCGGACTGTCCATCGTGGAGTCCGACGAGGACGTCCTGCTCTACGACATTGGGCACGTCCCCGGCGCGGTGAAGATCGACTGGCACGTCGACCTCAACGACAACACGGTCCGCGACTACATCGACGGCGCGCAGTTCGCAGAGCTGATGAACCGCAAGGGTATCCGCCGCGAGGACACGGTCGTCATCTACGGCGACAAGTCCAACTGGTGGGCTGCCTACGCACTGTGGGTGTTCACGCTGTTCGGCCACCCGGACGTCCGGCTCCTGGACGGTGGACGCGACCTGTGGATCTCCGAGGGTCGCGACACCACCCTCGATGTTCCGTCCAAGCACACCGAGGGCTACCCCGTGGTGGATCGCAACGACGCCCCGATCCGCGCGTACGCCGACGATGTGTTGGCCCACCTCGGGCACGGACCGCTCGTCGACGTGCGGTCCCCCGCCGAATACACCGGCGAACGCACCCACATGCCCGATTACCCGGAGGAAGGCGCCCTGCGCGGCGGACACATCCCCACCGCCGTCTCGATCCCCTGGGCCAAGGCCGCCGCAGAAGACAGCAGGTTCCGCCGCCGTCGCGAGCTGGACGAGATCTACGGCGACGTCATCGCCGCCGAGGGGGACATCGTCGCCTACTGCCGCATCGGTGAGCGTTCCAGCCACACCTGGTTCGTGCTCACCCACCTGTTGGGTGTCGAGGGCGTCCGTAACTACGACGGGTCCTGGACGGAATGGGGCAACCGAGTCCGCACTCCGATCGTCAAGGGCGAGAAGCCCGGGGCACTGCCCCAACCGCACCAGGCATGA
- a CDS encoding gluconokinase, translating to MGVAGVGKSTVAQALAKLLGAPCAEGDDFHPDANIAKMSAGIPLDDTDRWPWLQRIAEWMAERGREGTGGVVTCSALKRRYRDVLRVGYPDAFFVHLSGDRALIGDRMSHRSGHFMPTSLLDSQFEILEPLEPDERGAVLDVGIGPDELVAEAVRQLGA from the coding sequence ATGGGTGTGGCAGGGGTTGGCAAATCAACCGTGGCGCAGGCCCTGGCGAAGCTCCTGGGTGCACCCTGTGCTGAGGGTGATGATTTCCATCCGGACGCGAACATCGCCAAGATGTCGGCCGGAATCCCGCTGGATGACACCGATAGATGGCCGTGGCTGCAGCGGATCGCCGAATGGATGGCCGAGCGTGGACGAGAGGGGACGGGCGGGGTGGTCACCTGTTCGGCACTCAAACGCCGCTACCGTGACGTTCTCCGCGTGGGATACCCGGATGCGTTCTTTGTGCACCTGTCAGGAGACAGGGCGCTCATCGGCGACCGGATGTCGCATCGCTCAGGACATTTCATGCCGACATCGTTGTTGGATTCGCAGTTCGAGATTCTCGAACCGCTGGAACCCGATGAGCGGGGTGCGGTGTTGGATGTCGGTATCGGGCCGGATGAACTGGTAGCGGAGGCCGTAAGGCAGCTCGGCGCATGA
- a CDS encoding phosphotransferase family protein — MIDLADGLTRYLHDEFGKKFQVSGVVGVSAGARRRNVLLDATFGGETLELVATIVPAVVQQVPVGSEAGVRELARSHGVPVPRVRGVCSEASYVGAPFMISERIAGETVPRKVLRLVQSAGIEDLVAEQLGGAMGRLHGIDPAMAPPDLPGDPEAEPAVILLEQMREGVAALLPDRPVFQRTLSWLTERMPGPPARRCLVHTDIRNGNVIVGEDGLRAVLDWEGTTRFGDPMRDVGWTALRMWRFGVDEREFGGFAGREVFVCAYEDAGGTFDADRFRWWKVLGTLWWGVGLAAQAKSYLDGSVRDIVMAASGRRIPEIEWDLLMLTKP; from the coding sequence ATGATCGACCTGGCCGACGGGCTCACCCGTTACCTGCACGACGAGTTCGGCAAAAAGTTTCAGGTGTCTGGCGTGGTTGGCGTTTCTGCGGGCGCCCGACGGCGAAATGTGCTGTTGGATGCCACTTTCGGGGGTGAGACTCTCGAGCTGGTCGCGACGATTGTGCCCGCAGTTGTGCAGCAGGTCCCGGTGGGTAGTGAGGCCGGGGTGCGTGAGCTGGCGCGCAGCCACGGTGTTCCGGTGCCGCGGGTTCGTGGCGTGTGTTCCGAGGCCTCGTACGTGGGTGCGCCCTTCATGATCTCCGAACGCATCGCGGGCGAGACGGTTCCCCGTAAGGTGCTGCGGCTGGTGCAGTCCGCCGGGATCGAGGATCTGGTGGCTGAGCAGCTTGGTGGGGCGATGGGTCGGCTGCATGGGATAGATCCGGCGATGGCGCCGCCGGATCTGCCCGGTGACCCGGAGGCCGAGCCGGCGGTCATCCTGCTGGAACAGATGCGTGAGGGGGTGGCGGCGCTGCTTCCGGATCGGCCGGTGTTCCAGCGCACGCTGTCCTGGCTGACCGAGCGCATGCCCGGGCCACCCGCTCGGCGATGCCTGGTGCACACCGATATTCGCAATGGCAACGTCATCGTCGGCGAGGACGGCTTGCGTGCGGTTCTCGACTGGGAGGGCACCACTCGGTTTGGAGATCCCATGCGCGATGTCGGCTGGACCGCGCTGCGGATGTGGAGGTTCGGTGTCGATGAGCGCGAGTTCGGTGGCTTCGCGGGCCGCGAGGTGTTTGTGTGTGCGTACGAGGATGCAGGCGGCACGTTTGACGCCGACAGGTTCCGGTGGTGGAAGGTGTTGGGCACGCTGTGGTGGGGTGTTGGCCTTGCCGCGCAAGCGAAGTCGTATCTGGACGGTAGCGTGCGGGACATTGTGATGGCGGCAAGTGGTCGCCGGATACCCGAGATCGAGTGGGACCTGTTGATGTTGACGAAGCCGTAG
- a CDS encoding class I SAM-dependent methyltransferase, producing the protein MTTPTALDRLGELVWSDALDAGAHSSAGYLDLLPPPSDQPQRVAQRAMNNPVVAAVYQGPWRWGQTVLYTGITPSAERRRAARALRLDAAHTLLDVACGPGNFTKYLGSQLSADGLAVGLDFSEPMLRRAVRTNIANGVGYLRADARTLPFDDGSFDAVCCFAALYLVPEPFKVLDEMLRVLRPGGRIAVMTSCTRGPRLVRSLSVKMAARNGLHGFDRDDITSVLWNSGFHDIEQEVRGLSQFVSATKG; encoded by the coding sequence ATGACAACCCCGACCGCATTGGATCGCCTCGGCGAGCTGGTCTGGTCCGACGCACTCGACGCGGGTGCGCATTCGTCGGCCGGCTACCTGGATCTGCTTCCGCCGCCCTCGGACCAGCCTCAGCGCGTCGCCCAGCGCGCCATGAACAACCCCGTGGTGGCCGCGGTCTATCAAGGGCCGTGGCGCTGGGGCCAGACCGTGCTCTACACCGGCATCACGCCATCGGCAGAACGACGCCGTGCGGCACGGGCCCTGCGACTCGACGCGGCCCATACACTGCTCGATGTCGCCTGCGGGCCAGGAAACTTCACCAAATACCTGGGCAGCCAGTTATCCGCCGACGGTCTGGCAGTCGGGCTCGATTTCTCCGAGCCCATGCTGCGGCGCGCGGTCCGGACCAATATCGCGAACGGGGTTGGATACCTGCGGGCGGATGCGCGCACCCTGCCGTTCGACGACGGAAGCTTCGATGCGGTGTGCTGTTTCGCCGCGCTGTATCTGGTACCCGAGCCCTTCAAAGTTCTCGATGAAATGCTCCGGGTGCTCAGGCCGGGCGGCCGGATCGCGGTGATGACCAGCTGCACCCGCGGCCCCAGGCTCGTTCGGTCGCTCTCCGTGAAGATGGCGGCACGCAACGGTTTACACGGCTTCGACCGCGATGACATCACCTCGGTGCTGTGGAACTCGGGATTTCACGACATTGAGCAAGAGGTGCGGGGACTCTCACAGTTCGTGAGTGCGACAAAGGGTTAG
- a CDS encoding SufE family protein has translation MTLPTELAEIVADFKAVDGQDKLRLLLEFSGELPDLPSHLEQAAMEPVPECQSPLFLDVDASDRSEIRLYFSAPAEAPTTRGFASILYQGLDGQSADAILAVPDDFYAELGLAELISPLRLRGMSAMLARIKRRLS, from the coding sequence ATGACCCTTCCGACAGAACTCGCCGAGATCGTCGCCGACTTCAAGGCCGTCGACGGGCAGGACAAGCTGCGCTTGTTACTGGAATTTTCGGGCGAATTGCCTGATTTGCCATCGCATTTGGAGCAGGCAGCGATGGAACCGGTGCCGGAGTGCCAGTCGCCGCTGTTCCTGGACGTCGACGCCAGCGACCGTTCTGAAATCCGGCTGTACTTCAGCGCGCCCGCCGAGGCCCCGACGACGCGCGGGTTCGCCTCGATCCTGTATCAGGGTCTGGACGGCCAGTCGGCCGACGCGATCTTGGCGGTCCCTGACGACTTCTACGCCGAACTCGGATTGGCAGAGCTGATCAGCCCACTGCGGCTGCGCGGAATGTCGGCGATGCTGGCGCGCATCAAACGAAGATTGTCCTAA
- a CDS encoding acyl-CoA dehydrogenase family protein: MNFELPPELVGYLAELDEFIDREIVPLEQSDDNIRFFDHRREDSRTDWDRGGLPNGEWEELLGEARRRADAAGHLRYPFPAEFGGRDGSNLGMAVIREHLARRGLGLHCDLQNEHAIVGNNVGLLLMLEYGTAEQKAQWVEGLASGTKFFAFGITEPEHGSDATHMETRATRDGSDWIINGEKTWNTGVHIADADLIFARTSGDPGDGRGITAFLVPADAPGFKVEEYLWTFNMPTDHAHISLTDVRVPDSAVFGGEGRGLGVVQHFFNENRIRQAASSLGAAQFCIDRSVEYAKERKPFGKPLASNQAIQFPLVELQTQCEMLRALIHKTAWSMDTYGPFSVSEQVSMCNYVANRLCCEAADRAMQVHGGMGYSRHMPFEHIYRHHRRYRITEGAEEIQMRRVAGYMFGFMNQKAPKGV, encoded by the coding sequence ATGAATTTCGAACTGCCGCCCGAACTCGTCGGTTATCTCGCCGAGCTTGATGAGTTCATCGATCGCGAGATCGTGCCGCTCGAGCAATCCGATGACAACATCCGATTCTTCGATCACCGGCGCGAAGATTCCCGTACCGACTGGGATCGTGGTGGCCTGCCCAATGGTGAGTGGGAGGAACTGCTCGGGGAGGCCCGTCGGCGTGCCGATGCGGCCGGTCACCTTCGGTACCCGTTCCCGGCGGAGTTCGGCGGACGTGACGGGTCCAACCTCGGCATGGCGGTCATCCGTGAGCACCTGGCGCGGCGCGGTCTCGGATTGCACTGCGACCTGCAGAACGAGCACGCCATCGTCGGTAACAACGTGGGGCTGCTTCTCATGCTGGAATACGGCACCGCGGAGCAGAAGGCCCAGTGGGTCGAGGGACTCGCCAGCGGTACGAAGTTTTTTGCGTTCGGCATCACCGAGCCCGAACACGGCTCCGATGCCACCCATATGGAAACCCGGGCCACAAGGGATGGCTCGGACTGGATCATCAATGGTGAAAAGACCTGGAACACCGGTGTGCATATCGCCGACGCCGACCTGATTTTCGCCCGCACCTCGGGCGATCCGGGTGACGGGCGCGGTATCACTGCGTTCCTGGTGCCCGCGGATGCGCCCGGATTCAAGGTCGAGGAATACCTGTGGACCTTCAACATGCCGACCGACCACGCCCACATCTCGCTGACCGACGTGCGGGTCCCCGATTCGGCGGTCTTCGGTGGGGAGGGCCGTGGGCTGGGTGTGGTGCAGCACTTCTTCAACGAGAATCGGATTCGTCAGGCAGCATCCAGCCTCGGGGCGGCGCAGTTCTGTATCGACCGATCTGTTGAATATGCCAAGGAGCGCAAGCCTTTTGGTAAGCCGCTGGCATCGAATCAGGCCATCCAATTTCCACTCGTCGAGCTGCAGACCCAGTGCGAGATGCTGCGCGCGCTGATTCACAAGACGGCATGGTCGATGGACACCTACGGACCGTTCTCGGTCTCCGAACAGGTCTCGATGTGCAATTACGTCGCAAACCGGTTGTGCTGCGAGGCCGCAGACCGTGCCATGCAGGTTCATGGCGGCATGGGGTACTCGCGGCACATGCCGTTCGAACACATCTACCGCCATCACCGGCGGTACCGGATCACCGAGGGTGCCGAGGAGATTCAGATGCGCCGGGTGGCCGGGTATATGTTCGGCTTCATGAATCAAAAGGCGCCCAAGGGGGTCTAG
- a CDS encoding dienelactone hydrolase family protein: MADISFPTRSGEVTGILEKPAGDGPWPSIVVLHDINGSTPDLRRITKNVAANGYVALAPDLYSRGRIRCISRVMTNLITRRGRAIDEILAARDHLLSLPYTTGGVGVAGFCMGGGFVLITSTKGFDAAAPFYGAMPGPYGDHFEGACPVVASLATRDPFVIRGEPRLRKALDAHGIEHDIKKYDAGHSFANQLPMQPLMRIAGFGYSPEAEADAWERVYAFFAQHLHDDDRLQEAQ; the protein is encoded by the coding sequence ATGGCGGACATCAGTTTCCCCACAAGAAGTGGTGAAGTCACAGGCATTTTGGAGAAGCCCGCGGGCGACGGACCGTGGCCGTCGATCGTGGTGTTGCACGACATCAACGGGTCCACTCCCGACTTGCGTCGCATCACCAAGAACGTGGCCGCCAACGGCTACGTGGCCCTGGCGCCCGACCTGTACTCACGTGGACGTATCCGGTGCATCAGCCGAGTCATGACCAACCTGATTACCCGCCGGGGTCGTGCGATCGACGAGATCCTGGCCGCGCGCGATCACCTGTTGTCGCTGCCCTACACCACAGGCGGGGTCGGTGTCGCCGGTTTCTGCATGGGCGGTGGATTCGTACTTATCACTTCCACCAAGGGTTTTGACGCGGCCGCACCCTTCTACGGTGCGATGCCCGGCCCCTACGGCGACCATTTCGAGGGAGCGTGCCCCGTCGTCGCGAGCCTGGCCACTCGGGACCCCTTCGTGATTCGGGGCGAGCCCCGGTTGCGCAAGGCACTGGACGCCCACGGCATCGAACACGACATCAAGAAGTACGACGCGGGGCACAGTTTCGCCAACCAGCTGCCGATGCAACCACTGATGCGGATCGCCGGATTCGGGTACTCCCCCGAGGCGGAGGCCGACGCGTGGGAACGGGTCTACGCCTTTTTCGCTCAGCACCTTCACGACGACGACAGGCTGCAGGAGGCCCAATGA